The proteins below are encoded in one region of Nilaparvata lugens isolate BPH chromosome X, ASM1435652v1, whole genome shotgun sequence:
- the LOC120354329 gene encoding extended synaptotagmin-2-A-like: protein MELEKKNPITIPPTRQVGSSSGIFKIVYDAAKSVCTVAIIYFFGYMNFSPAWFLAPLIYSVIKNETKKTNEFKRNVAKTSALQNEKDVILARIDELPAWVYFPDVERAEWLNKILRQVWPNVNHYAKDVIKDIIEPNICLALAEYKISGFAFQKMRLGTIPPRIGGNQSIRLQCVKE, encoded by the exons ATGgagttggaaaagaaaaatcCAATTACAATTCCTCCTACAAGACAAGTTGGTTCATCTTCGGGCATcttcaaaatagtttatgatgCTGCTAAAAGTGTTTGCACTGTtgcaattatatattttttcggCTACATGAATTTCAGCCCAGCTTGGTTTCTTGCTCCGCTTATTTATTCTGTTATCAAAAATGAAACGAAAAAGACCAACGAATTCAAGAGAAATGTTGCCAAAACCTCAGCATTGCAAAATGAAAAGGATGTAATTCTAGCAAGAATTGATGAATTACCTGCCTGG GTCTACTTCCCTGATGTTGAAAGGGCTGAATGGTTAAACAAG ATTCTTCGACAAGTTTGGCCAAACGTCAACCATTATGCAAAAGATGTAATCAAAGATATAATTGAGCCTAACATTTGTCTTGCACTTGCTGAGTACAAAATAAGTGGCTTCGCATTTCAAAAGATGAGACTTGGTACAATT CCGCCTCGTATAGGAGGAAATCAAAGTATACGACTACAATGTGTCAAGGAATGA
- the LOC111052830 gene encoding uncharacterized protein LOC111052830: protein MLTGGTPNIVQTDGTQNILSAGGIEDNNSNCFPAYHPYYCLYRTLYFEFSVVNEWLKLMKLMEYQKHTKPAQRITYLKNRIWLKIADMIEDSSTIYKQNIEENVLKRKCI, encoded by the exons ATGTTGACaggcggaactccgaatatcgtgcagactgacggaactcaaaatatcttgtcagctggtggaattgAAG ataaCAATAGCAATTGCTTTCCTGCGTATCATCCTTACTACTGCCTATATCGTACCTTATATTTTGAGTTTTCTGTGGTGAACGAATGGCTCAAGTTAATGAAGCTAATGGAATATCAAAAACATACCAA acctgcacaacgaattacctatttgaaaaatagaatatggttAAAAATTGCTGATATGATAGAGGATTCAA gtactatttacaaacaaaatattgaagagaatgtgctcAAAAGGAAATGCATATGA